A DNA window from Castanea sativa cultivar Marrone di Chiusa Pesio chromosome 7, ASM4071231v1 contains the following coding sequences:
- the LOC142644440 gene encoding uncharacterized protein LOC142644440, translated as MICLGWNYRGLGNPRTVNVVCGFVQRWDPKIVFLSETKLKRAGVERIKRKVQIFDGMIVPSDGKSGGLAMLWKKDVKLEIMGYSKNHIDAIITESSSGFKWRITGFYGHPEAHLKHESWKLLENLNGRYNLSWICFGDFNEVVSMDEKLGGVIRSQQQMDGFRNAINSCGFKDLGYSGPDFTWCNNREGSHRIYLRLDRALATTGWCDHFPEVRVHHLFDSTSDHCVLLISDSLIARPLQKRRFHFEAMWTKRDDCREVIKDVWESSINMNSPDGLAEGLKRCAADLSHWNRNVFGHVSRQIQAKRKVFNSLILRDRDGYYGAEINRFRKEISDLLDSEEIMWSQRSKALWLKEGDRNTKFFHHRASKRRRKNTINGIWDANGI; from the coding sequence ATGATTTGCCTAGGATGGAACTAccgggggcttgggaacccccgGACAGTTAATGTGGTGTGTGGTTTCGTGCAACGGTGGGATCCCAAGATCGTCTTCTTGTCGGAGACGAAACTAAAAAGAGCTGGTGtggaaagaataaaaagaaaggtTCAGATTTTTGATGGTATGATTGTTCCAAGTGATGGGAAAAGTGGTGGGCTTGCTATGTTATGGAAGAAGGATGTAAAATTAGAGATCATGGGTTACTCAAAAAATCACATTGATGCCATAATTACAGAATCGTCGTCTGGTTTTAAGTGGAGAATTACTGGTTTTTATGGTCACCCGGAAGCTCATCTAAAACACGAATCATGGAAGCTATTGGAAAATCTCAATGGTCGATATAATTTGTCATGGATATGTTTTGGAGATTTTAATGAGGTTGTCTCCATGGATGAAAAACTTGGGGGAGTGATAAGATCCCAACAACAGATGGATGGCTTTCGTAATGCCATAAATAGTTGTGGTTTTAAGGATTTAGGCTATAGTGGCCCAGATTTTACATGGTGTAATAATAGAGAAGGAAGCCACAGAATCTACTTGAGGCTCGATCGTGCTCTGGCTACAACTGGTTGGTGTGACCATTTTCCTGAGGTAAGAGTCCATCATTTATTTGACTCCACATCAGATCATTGTGTGCTTTTAATCTCGGATTCTCTTATTGCCAGACCTCTTCAAAAACGTCGCTTTCATTTTGAAGCAATGTGGACGAAGAGGGATGATTGCAGGGAGGTTATTAAAGATGTTTGGGAAAGCAGCATTAATATGAATAGCCCCGATGGCTTGGCTGAAGGACTTAAAAGGTGTGCAGCTGATTTATCACATTGGAACAGAAATGTTTTTGGTCATGTGTCGAGACAAATCCAAGCCAAAAGGAAAGTTTTTAATTCTCTAATTCTCCGAGATAGGGATGGCTATTATGGGGCAGAAATAAACAGGTTTAGAAAGGAGATAAGTGATCTTCTGGATAGTGAGGAAATCATGTGGAGTCAACGTTCAAAGGCTCTTTGGCTAAAGGAGGGTGATCGgaacacaaaatttttccacCATCGTGCCTCTAAAAGACGAAGGAAAAACACCATTAATGGAATCTGGGATGCTAATGGAATCTAG